A genomic stretch from Embleya scabrispora includes:
- a CDS encoding ABC transporter permease gives MTTLAPPTDPPVEDDPPSTRPAPTGLRPSQLAWRRFRRDRTGIAAACVVAVFVVAGLGAPLFAELYGKDPYTTYGQNRPGLLNEFGFPIAPNGGMSGDFWLGLEPGLGRDVLTQLLYGIRTSLLISLAVVAVVTVLGVLVGVTAGYLGGGTDFVVGRVIDVMLSFPSTLFFIAFTPVVTSLLTEPGEQMSSVLRAGVIIAVLAAFGWASVARLLRGQVLSLRSREYVEAARVIGASPGRVVLRELLPNLVTPILVSASMAVPTYVTTEAALSYLGVGMVEPTPDWGRMLLKGAEVYRTDITYMCVPGISMLVFVVAFNLLGDSVRDALDPKSDR, from the coding sequence ATGACCACCCTCGCGCCCCCCACGGATCCGCCGGTCGAGGACGATCCGCCCAGCACCCGACCGGCCCCCACCGGGCTGCGCCCCTCGCAACTCGCCTGGCGACGCTTCCGGCGCGACCGCACCGGGATCGCCGCCGCCTGCGTCGTCGCCGTCTTCGTCGTCGCGGGTCTCGGCGCACCGCTGTTCGCCGAGCTCTACGGCAAGGACCCGTACACCACCTACGGCCAGAACCGCCCCGGCCTGCTCAACGAGTTCGGCTTCCCCATCGCCCCCAACGGCGGCATGTCCGGCGACTTCTGGCTCGGCCTCGAACCCGGCCTCGGCCGGGACGTGCTCACCCAACTCCTGTACGGCATCCGCACCTCGCTGCTCATCTCGCTCGCCGTGGTCGCGGTGGTCACCGTGCTCGGGGTGCTGGTCGGGGTGACCGCCGGATACCTGGGCGGGGGCACCGACTTCGTGGTCGGCCGGGTGATCGACGTGATGCTCAGCTTCCCCTCGACGCTGTTCTTCATCGCCTTCACGCCGGTGGTCACCTCGCTGCTCACCGAGCCCGGCGAACAGATGTCCTCGGTTCTGCGGGCGGGGGTGATCATCGCCGTGCTCGCCGCGTTCGGCTGGGCATCGGTGGCCCGCCTGCTGCGCGGTCAGGTGTTGTCGCTGCGCAGCCGCGAATACGTCGAGGCCGCCCGGGTGATCGGGGCCTCGCCCGGTCGCGTGGTGCTGCGCGAACTGCTGCCCAACCTGGTCACCCCGATCCTGGTCAGCGCCTCGATGGCGGTGCCGACCTACGTGACCACCGAGGCGGCCCTGTCCTACCTCGGCGTGGGCATGGTCGAACCCACCCCCGACTGGGGGCGGATGCTGCTCAAGGGCGCCGAGGTCTACCGGACCGACATCACCTACATGTGCGTGCCGGGCATCTCGATGCTCGTCTTCGTCGTCGCCTTCAACCTGCTCGGCGACTCGGTCCGCGACGCGCTCGACCCGAAGAGCGACCGCTGA
- a CDS encoding dihydrodipicolinate synthase family protein: protein MSAPTTTDRTPRPWRGLMVATTLPLRADLSIDYDAFADHVRELVEAGCDGVVPNGSLGEYQTLTPEERARVVEVAIEAVGGDRVMPGVAAYGSTEARRWTEQAAEAGARAVMLLPPNAYRADDAEVHAHYADVAAVGLPIVAYNNPFDTRVDLSPELLAKLHADGHIVGVKEFSGDTRRAYRIAELAPDLDLLAGADDVLLELAVGGAKGWIGGFSNVLPTSCAELYHATRAGDLVRARALYDVLHPLLRWDTRTEFVQAIKLSMDVVGKPGGPCRPPRRPLSAEAQDTVRRATERAVAAGLS from the coding sequence ATGTCCGCACCGACCACCACCGATCGCACACCGCGCCCCTGGCGCGGTCTCATGGTCGCCACCACCCTGCCGCTGCGGGCCGACTTGAGCATCGACTACGACGCGTTCGCCGACCACGTGCGCGAGCTGGTCGAAGCGGGCTGCGACGGCGTGGTGCCCAACGGATCCCTGGGCGAGTACCAGACGCTCACGCCGGAGGAACGCGCCCGCGTGGTCGAGGTCGCGATCGAGGCCGTCGGCGGCGACCGGGTGATGCCCGGAGTCGCCGCGTACGGCTCCACCGAGGCCCGCCGCTGGACCGAACAGGCCGCCGAGGCCGGCGCCCGGGCGGTCATGCTGCTGCCGCCCAACGCCTACCGCGCCGACGACGCCGAGGTACACGCGCACTACGCCGACGTGGCCGCCGTCGGCCTGCCGATCGTCGCCTACAACAACCCGTTCGACACCCGGGTCGACCTGTCCCCCGAACTGCTCGCCAAGCTGCACGCCGACGGTCACATCGTCGGCGTCAAGGAGTTCAGCGGCGACACCCGACGCGCCTACCGCATCGCCGAACTCGCCCCCGATCTCGACCTGTTGGCCGGCGCCGACGACGTGCTCCTGGAGCTGGCCGTCGGCGGTGCCAAGGGCTGGATCGGCGGCTTCTCCAACGTGCTGCCGACCTCCTGCGCGGAGCTGTACCACGCCACGCGCGCCGGGGACCTGGTCCGCGCCCGCGCGCTGTACGACGTCCTGCACCCGCTGCTGCGCTGGGACACCCGTACCGAGTTCGTCCAGGCGATCAAACTGTCCATGGACGTGGTCGGCAAGCCCGGCGGCCCCTGCCGCCCGCCGCGCCGCCCGCTGTCCGCCGAGGCCCAGGACACCGTACGCCGAGCCACCGAACGCGCCGTCGCCGCCGGGCTGAGCTGA